In Paenibacillus sp. BIC5C1, a genomic segment contains:
- a CDS encoding Gfo/Idh/MocA family oxidoreductase, translating into MTTSKMLHIGMIGTGSISDLHMRCYAKNENAVIYAICDLNEQRAAAAAEKYDAQSVYTDYREMLKDPHVDAVSICTWNNTHAEFAIAALEAGKHVLLEKPVATNVEDALRIEEAVKKSGCTFVVGFVRRYDNNMQMMRSFIDAGEFGELYYAKASILRRLGNPGGWFADKNRSGGGPLIDLGVHIIDQCWYLMGKPKPVSVSGNTYRKLGNRAHIEHLSFYKAADYSSAVNNVEDMANALIRFENGASLAVDVSFTLHARGEESSVKLYGERGGIELEPATLIVTEKHNTILNIEPQTDYKGLDIHGAFQNQIDHFVDCCLNGTEPISPIADGVASTRMLCGIYESAEKGQEIRLD; encoded by the coding sequence ATGACCACGAGCAAAATGCTGCATATCGGTATGATCGGCACAGGCTCCATCTCGGATCTTCATATGAGGTGTTATGCCAAGAACGAGAATGCCGTCATTTACGCCATCTGTGACCTGAACGAACAGCGTGCAGCCGCGGCTGCTGAGAAGTATGATGCACAATCGGTGTACACCGATTACCGGGAGATGCTGAAGGACCCGCATGTGGATGCCGTTAGTATCTGTACGTGGAATAATACGCATGCCGAATTTGCCATCGCTGCCCTGGAGGCAGGTAAACATGTGCTGTTGGAAAAACCGGTAGCAACCAATGTGGAGGATGCGCTGCGGATTGAAGAGGCTGTGAAGAAAAGCGGATGTACTTTTGTCGTGGGCTTTGTGCGTCGTTATGACAACAATATGCAGATGATGCGCAGTTTCATTGATGCGGGTGAGTTTGGTGAGTTGTACTATGCCAAAGCTTCTATCCTGCGTCGTTTGGGAAATCCGGGAGGCTGGTTTGCGGATAAAAACCGTTCCGGCGGTGGCCCGCTCATTGATCTTGGCGTACATATTATCGACCAATGCTGGTATCTGATGGGCAAACCGAAACCAGTTTCGGTGAGTGGCAATACGTATCGAAAACTGGGCAATCGTGCCCATATCGAGCATCTTTCTTTTTACAAAGCCGCAGATTACAGTTCTGCTGTCAACAATGTGGAGGATATGGCGAATGCGCTGATTCGCTTCGAGAACGGGGCTTCTTTGGCAGTAGATGTGAGCTTTACCCTGCATGCACGTGGGGAAGAATCTTCAGTCAAATTGTACGGTGAGCGTGGTGGAATTGAGCTGGAGCCTGCAACGCTAATCGTCACCGAGAAACACAATACGATCTTGAACATTGAACCTCAGACAGACTATAAAGGTCTCGATATTCACGGTGCCTTCCAGAATCAGATTGATCACTTTGTGGATTGTTGTCTGAATGGTACCGAACCCATCAGTCCCATTGCGGATGGTGTGGCTTCGACAAGGATGCTGTGCGGAATTTACGAGTCAGCCGAAAAAGGTCAGGAGATTCGTCTGGACTGA
- a CDS encoding zinc-binding alcohol dehydrogenase family protein — protein MGNPIMMKAFGYYEPGLETDIPPFQEVEVEKPKPTGKDLLVEVKAVSVNPTDWRSHSSKHPDDLSLTVPGRDVAGVVVDIGSDCNLFNVGDEVYYAGSNMRPGGHSEFHLVDERIVGRKPKNLDFAQAAALPLTSLTAGEAFFERLGISRNASDNEGNSMLIIGAAGGVGSIATQLAKLSGLKVIATASRPESVSWAKSNGADHVINHRHPFGPQLKDLGLAGVQYIFVLNHIDEHMDEMAEVILPQGKICSILPFEKPAELQKLFSKSVTLVWEMMFTRPMFQTDDMIEQHHLLNEIADLVDDGKIHTTMAERIEPINAANLLEAYRKSKSGTAIGKIVLEGFEK, from the coding sequence ATGGGAAATCCAATCATGATGAAAGCGTTCGGATATTACGAGCCTGGGCTAGAGACCGATATACCACCATTTCAGGAGGTAGAGGTTGAGAAACCAAAACCTACAGGAAAGGATTTACTCGTTGAGGTGAAGGCGGTGTCTGTCAATCCGACGGATTGGAGATCGCATAGTTCCAAACATCCGGACGATTTATCCCTGACCGTACCTGGTCGTGATGTAGCTGGTGTAGTAGTAGACATCGGTTCCGATTGCAATTTGTTCAACGTTGGTGACGAAGTGTATTATGCGGGGAGCAATATGCGCCCAGGCGGACACAGTGAGTTTCATTTAGTGGATGAACGAATTGTCGGCAGAAAGCCGAAAAATCTGGATTTTGCCCAGGCAGCAGCTTTACCTCTGACAAGCCTTACGGCAGGAGAAGCTTTTTTTGAGCGCTTGGGCATTTCCAGGAATGCATCGGATAACGAAGGCAATAGTATGCTTATTATCGGGGCAGCGGGAGGCGTCGGCTCGATCGCTACTCAATTAGCCAAGCTCTCTGGACTTAAAGTTATAGCAACTGCCTCTCGTCCCGAATCAGTCTCTTGGGCAAAATCAAACGGAGCAGACCATGTGATCAACCATCGTCATCCATTTGGACCACAACTTAAAGATCTCGGACTCGCTGGTGTACAATATATTTTCGTGCTAAATCATATAGATGAGCATATGGATGAGATGGCAGAAGTTATTTTACCGCAAGGAAAAATTTGTTCTATTCTGCCATTCGAGAAACCAGCCGAACTTCAAAAGTTATTCTCAAAAAGTGTAACACTCGTTTGGGAAATGATGTTCACCCGTCCGATGTTCCAGACAGATGATATGATTGAACAACATCATCTACTTAATGAAATCGCAGATCTGGTGGATGACGGCAAGATTCATACAACGATGGCAGAGCGGATTGAACCAATTAATGCAGCTAACTTGCTGGAAGCCTACCGAAAGAGCAAATCGGGCACTGCGATTGGCAAAATCGTATTGGAAGGGTTTGAAAAGTAA
- a CDS encoding IS30 family transposase, producing MSYTHLSIIERSKLEILYQQGKSTRAIAKELGRHHATIGRELRRNTAEHPYGAANAQEGYVHRRKASVSAGKWNPELASRIEEKLQATWSPEQIVERLRQEGQAMVCFKTIYRWLYTGRLVNGVLAVLRHKGKRQKPAETRGKFAVGKSISQRPKEVRHRKTFGHWELDTVVSGRGKSKGCVATFIERKTRLYTAIRMPDRTALSMEIAFGVAASQYPIRAFQTATADRGKEFACYTSLEAVHGVRVYFADPYSSWQRGSNENANGLLREFFPKGTDFAQITDEALENALDFINNRPRKCLSWRTAHESFSEELSHLA from the coding sequence ATGAGCTACACACATCTTAGCATAATCGAGCGCAGCAAGCTAGAAATCCTCTACCAGCAGGGGAAAAGTACCCGAGCCATTGCCAAGGAACTTGGCAGACATCATGCCACCATTGGCCGGGAACTCCGCCGAAATACAGCAGAACACCCCTACGGCGCGGCGAACGCTCAAGAGGGCTATGTCCATCGCCGTAAGGCCTCCGTTTCCGCAGGGAAGTGGAATCCCGAACTCGCGAGTCGCATCGAAGAAAAGCTTCAGGCGACCTGGTCTCCCGAACAGATCGTAGAGCGTTTGCGTCAGGAAGGTCAAGCGATGGTATGTTTTAAAACGATCTATCGTTGGCTGTATACAGGCCGTCTGGTGAACGGTGTGCTTGCCGTTCTCAGGCACAAAGGGAAGAGGCAGAAGCCAGCAGAAACACGCGGCAAGTTTGCAGTGGGTAAGTCCATCTCTCAGCGCCCGAAAGAGGTTCGTCACCGGAAAACCTTCGGCCATTGGGAATTGGATACGGTGGTCTCGGGCCGTGGGAAAAGCAAGGGCTGCGTAGCGACGTTCATTGAACGAAAGACTCGCTTGTACACAGCGATCCGCATGCCTGATCGTACCGCGTTATCCATGGAGATTGCCTTTGGAGTAGCGGCTTCGCAGTACCCTATCCGTGCATTTCAAACCGCTACCGCGGACCGTGGCAAGGAATTCGCCTGTTACACCAGCCTGGAAGCCGTTCATGGCGTGCGGGTGTATTTTGCAGATCCCTATTCTTCTTGGCAACGCGGCTCGAATGAAAATGCGAATGGTCTCCTGAGAGAATTTTTCCCCAAGGGGACGGATTTCGCCCAAATCACGGATGAAGCTCTGGAAAACGCTCTTGACTTCATCAATAATAGACCACGTAAATGCTTGAGTTGGAGAACCGCTCACGAATCCTTTTCAGAGGAACTGTCGCACTTGGCTTGA
- a CDS encoding UvrD-helicase domain-containing protein, whose product MLSPNSTFYPRPLGVTPAASLPQSPSAPLETSRQLVASDERDAPYFRSLEEVGIRLNGPQISAVRHGKGPLLTLAGAGCGKTTVLAARAGYLMEVSGAHAGSILLVTFTNKAATEMKDRIASLPGIRPAAARAVQARTFHSFALTLLRHYGVQEEIFGESRAQHTVLKMLLRQSGMSEAFQPESLLAMLSAWKMQGSETSDLPEKSQEERDAKRVLLGYEAWKRDRNKMDFDDILLRAAALLRDPAVLGPLQQRFQYIMVDEFQDTNSLQYEIVQKLAAAHRNLMVVGDDDQTIYTFNGARQESILEFDKVYPGARIVTLDINYRSDARILGLGSELVARNKRRRDKRLRAAGHRGDAPRFATPSNAEEEAAWVVNQLCQQVEEGLHTYRDIAILHRTASSSRAIFEQLVLKDVPFVQHGASPVFYDQSLIRPLMDHMRLSLNPRAVDALPSALGPLYVSRDAGLEWIQRSEEQQAKKYPLIHLAKWDKLKPFQQEQVKERIKLIKSLTKLKPVIAIQEMRRQFYDKYMESGDPSIFTHYKETMLETLDEFEAAAKKFETVEEFIQFADELSRRHREMESLRRSQDSDAVQLMTIHRAKGLEFPCVYWIGASEGIVPHNTALRQDIPEDQKAALTVQQTDAELDMALEEERRLAYVAITRAKQYLYVTSPASHHGKPADVSRFLLEAFGMEVPDKRKIREDGPTGNHASYGSGSSNWKGNGNTNGKANGNESRNGNVAYARSGSRPQGRDAVSPVQRGADQRSAIRQSDRRDFEVLDEREEDRLGERRGSGVIRNHTAFSTTGISQTTSSSSSSGSHSSGAERTETVAIWKCSSSTCKAWLRQKPDGASAKSSKKATSGPPPCPLCSGTMEAGTRKVPVTSRFGR is encoded by the coding sequence ATGTTAAGTCCGAACTCAACGTTTTACCCCCGTCCGCTCGGGGTTACCCCGGCAGCATCCCTGCCCCAGTCCCCTTCAGCTCCGCTGGAGACCAGTAGGCAGCTCGTGGCCAGCGATGAACGGGATGCGCCTTATTTCCGCTCTCTGGAAGAGGTAGGCATCCGTCTGAACGGACCCCAAATCTCAGCGGTTCGCCACGGCAAAGGACCCCTGCTGACTCTCGCAGGAGCTGGCTGCGGCAAAACAACCGTACTGGCTGCACGTGCCGGCTACCTGATGGAGGTTAGTGGTGCTCACGCGGGAAGCATCCTGCTGGTGACGTTCACGAACAAAGCTGCCACGGAGATGAAGGACCGCATTGCATCGCTGCCTGGTATTCGTCCCGCAGCCGCACGAGCGGTGCAGGCCCGTACATTCCACTCGTTTGCGCTGACGCTGCTGCGTCATTACGGCGTGCAGGAGGAAATTTTTGGTGAGTCCCGTGCGCAGCATACGGTGCTTAAGATGCTTCTGCGTCAGAGTGGCATGAGTGAGGCTTTTCAGCCTGAGAGTCTGCTGGCTATGCTGTCCGCTTGGAAAATGCAAGGCTCAGAGACGAGCGATCTTCCCGAGAAATCACAGGAGGAACGGGATGCCAAACGTGTTCTCCTTGGTTATGAAGCCTGGAAACGGGATCGCAACAAAATGGATTTTGATGATATTTTGCTGCGAGCTGCCGCTCTGCTTCGTGATCCTGCTGTACTGGGGCCGCTTCAGCAGCGTTTTCAGTACATCATGGTCGATGAGTTCCAGGATACGAACAGTCTGCAATATGAAATTGTACAAAAACTGGCTGCCGCCCATCGCAACCTGATGGTTGTGGGAGACGATGACCAGACGATCTATACGTTTAATGGGGCACGGCAGGAATCCATTTTGGAATTCGATAAAGTTTACCCCGGTGCACGCATCGTGACGCTGGATATCAACTACCGCAGCGATGCGCGTATCCTGGGACTGGGCAGTGAATTGGTCGCCAGGAACAAGCGAAGACGTGACAAGCGGCTGCGCGCAGCCGGACATCGTGGAGATGCCCCCCGGTTCGCAACCCCCTCCAATGCCGAGGAAGAAGCAGCTTGGGTTGTTAACCAGTTGTGTCAGCAAGTCGAGGAAGGTCTGCATACGTATCGGGATATCGCGATACTGCACCGGACTGCCAGCAGCAGTCGGGCAATATTTGAGCAGCTTGTGTTGAAAGATGTGCCGTTTGTACAACACGGCGCTTCTCCGGTCTTCTACGACCAGTCACTGATTCGACCGCTGATGGATCATATGCGCTTGTCCCTGAATCCACGTGCTGTAGATGCTCTGCCGAGTGCACTTGGGCCTCTCTATGTTTCCCGCGATGCAGGACTGGAGTGGATTCAACGCAGTGAAGAGCAGCAAGCGAAGAAATATCCGCTCATTCATCTCGCCAAATGGGACAAGCTAAAGCCTTTTCAACAGGAGCAGGTCAAGGAACGCATCAAGCTGATCAAATCACTGACAAAGCTGAAACCGGTGATCGCGATCCAGGAGATGCGCCGCCAGTTTTACGACAAGTATATGGAAAGCGGTGATCCCAGCATCTTTACCCATTATAAGGAAACGATGCTGGAGACACTGGACGAATTTGAGGCTGCGGCCAAAAAATTCGAGACCGTTGAAGAGTTCATCCAATTCGCCGATGAACTATCCCGCAGACACCGCGAGATGGAATCACTGCGCCGTTCACAGGACAGCGATGCAGTCCAACTAATGACGATTCACAGGGCCAAGGGACTTGAATTCCCATGTGTATACTGGATCGGGGCCAGCGAAGGAATCGTGCCTCACAACACGGCACTGCGGCAGGATATCCCTGAAGACCAGAAGGCTGCTCTTACGGTGCAGCAGACTGATGCCGAACTCGACATGGCACTGGAAGAAGAGCGAAGACTCGCCTATGTCGCAATCACGCGGGCCAAACAGTATTTATACGTCACTTCTCCCGCCAGTCATCACGGAAAACCGGCGGACGTTTCCCGCTTTCTGCTGGAGGCCTTCGGCATGGAGGTACCGGACAAACGCAAAATACGCGAGGATGGCCCGACTGGCAATCACGCGTCATATGGCAGCGGTAGCAGCAACTGGAAGGGTAACGGGAACACGAATGGTAAAGCTAACGGCAATGAAAGTAGAAATGGAAATGTAGCATACGCCCGTTCAGGTTCGCGGCCGCAGGGACGGGATGCAGTGAGTCCAGTTCAGCGTGGTGCAGATCAGCGCAGCGCAATCCGTCAAAGTGATCGGCGTGATTTTGAAGTACTCGATGAACGAGAAGAAGATCGTCTCGGTGAGCGGCGCGGCAGCGGGGTGATTCGCAATCACACGGCGTTCAGCACCACGGGTATAAGTCAGACCACTTCGTCCTCCAGCAGTTCGGGGTCCCATTCTTCGGGTGCAGAACGTACAGAGACCGTAGCGATCTGGAAGTGCAGTTCTTCCACCTGTAAAGCATGGCTTCGTCAGAAACCGGATGGTGCTTCTGCCAAGTCATCCAAAAAGGCGACCTCTGGTCCTCCACCCTGCCCGCTATGTTCAGGCACCATGGAGGCCGGTACCCGAAAGGTTCCAGTAACTAGCCGGTTCGGAAGGTAA
- a CDS encoding zinc ribbon domain-containing protein: MKLLQRIKNGANKATERAQHAVEIGKINNQIVGLQQEQEVHFTDMGRIFYEGYRAQDMTRAEKEMVDLSGLCDELQDEIDGLRNKIAQLKNERLCECGHVASLDANFCPKCGRKLGEFKPAAASVGATNPARQEAAVAQSPERPIYDAPVEEELEEAEPYHTVIPSIADLETESEYNSTEFTQEEKEAFDAEWERRRDEEMQRERERQQELDERIRYWKENNPIVNTVDVQTEVPREMVNCQICAAELPKGSKWCPRCGAEQI, from the coding sequence ATGAAACTGCTTCAACGGATTAAGAACGGAGCAAACAAAGCAACAGAGCGTGCCCAGCACGCCGTTGAAATCGGAAAAATAAATAATCAGATTGTGGGCTTGCAGCAGGAACAGGAAGTCCATTTTACAGATATGGGTCGTATCTTCTATGAAGGTTATCGCGCACAGGACATGACGCGTGCCGAAAAAGAGATGGTGGATCTATCGGGGCTGTGCGATGAATTGCAGGATGAGATCGATGGACTGCGCAACAAGATTGCACAACTCAAAAATGAGCGCTTATGCGAGTGTGGTCACGTCGCTTCACTGGATGCCAACTTCTGTCCGAAATGCGGACGCAAGCTGGGTGAATTCAAACCCGCAGCAGCATCTGTAGGGGCGACAAACCCTGCGAGACAGGAAGCAGCCGTGGCCCAAAGCCCGGAGCGACCAATCTATGATGCGCCAGTTGAAGAGGAACTGGAGGAAGCTGAGCCGTATCACACAGTAATTCCGTCCATTGCGGACCTGGAGACCGAATCCGAGTATAACAGTACGGAATTTACTCAAGAGGAAAAGGAAGCATTCGATGCCGAGTGGGAACGTCGTCGGGATGAAGAAATGCAACGGGAGCGTGAGCGCCAGCAGGAACTGGATGAGCGTATTCGGTACTGGAAAGAAAATAATCCGATCGTGAATACGGTGGACGTACAGACCGAAGTGCCGCGCGAAATGGTGAATTGTCAGATTTGTGCAGCAGAGCTGCCTAAAGGTTCGAAATGGTGCCCACGCTGCGGAGCAGAACAGATCTGA
- a CDS encoding TrmB family transcriptional regulator, which produces MDQLLHHLRHLGFTEMESKIMVELARQGSASGYEVAKRLGVSRSNVYATLQRLEQRGFLRCSAGEPAKYSVLKPEEMTSMISGQMRASLEYVQSSMPQHEPEKPVFYNIEGDKNVFENLSRELAESKHEIVVDVWREEAELLRADLQRAEDRGVRLLWSCDGGEGIMDQPAPWPGLPSYGAGNGRKFSLVVDRRWCMLGMRGESCATQAMVTEHPVMTGLLLNHFAQELVLYELEQDMGEELESRYGPRYQNLSARYWSVPSE; this is translated from the coding sequence ATGGACCAACTGCTGCATCATTTGCGTCATCTGGGGTTTACCGAGATGGAATCTAAAATTATGGTGGAACTCGCTCGTCAAGGCTCGGCCTCGGGATATGAGGTTGCAAAAAGGCTGGGTGTGTCCCGTTCCAATGTATATGCCACCCTGCAACGGCTGGAACAGCGGGGATTCCTGCGTTGCAGCGCAGGCGAGCCTGCGAAATACAGTGTCTTGAAGCCTGAGGAGATGACAAGCATGATCTCCGGTCAGATGCGTGCATCTCTTGAATATGTGCAGAGCAGCATGCCGCAGCATGAGCCGGAGAAGCCGGTCTTTTACAACATTGAAGGCGACAAAAATGTATTTGAGAATCTAAGCCGTGAACTGGCTGAGTCCAAACATGAGATTGTGGTGGACGTGTGGCGTGAGGAAGCGGAATTGTTGCGTGCCGACTTGCAGCGTGCTGAAGACAGAGGCGTGCGCCTGTTATGGTCATGTGATGGTGGAGAGGGGATTATGGATCAGCCCGCTCCTTGGCCTGGTTTGCCTTCATACGGAGCAGGTAATGGCCGAAAGTTCTCTTTAGTGGTAGATCGTCGTTGGTGCATGTTAGGGATGCGCGGGGAATCTTGCGCCACTCAAGCGATGGTAACAGAACATCCGGTCATGACCGGACTGCTGTTGAATCATTTTGCTCAGGAATTGGTGTTGTATGAACTGGAGCAGGACATGGGGGAGGAACTGGAGTCACGGTACGGGCCTCGATACCAAAACCTCTCGGCACGTTATTGGTCAGTACCTTCAGAGTGA